The following are from one region of the Paenalkalicoccus suaedae genome:
- the groES gene encoding co-chaperone GroES, translated as MLKPLGDRLVIELVAQEEKTASGIVLPDSAKEKPQEGQVVAVGNGRVTESGERVALEVKEGEKILFSKYSGTEVKYEGKEYLILRESDVLAVIG; from the coding sequence TTGTTAAAGCCATTAGGTGATCGTTTAGTTATCGAACTTGTAGCACAAGAAGAAAAAACGGCGAGCGGAATTGTACTTCCGGACTCTGCGAAAGAAAAGCCGCAGGAGGGCCAGGTTGTTGCAGTAGGTAACGGCCGTGTAACAGAGAGCGGAGAGCGCGTGGCGCTTGAAGTAAAAGAAGGAGAAAAAATTCTTTTCTCTAAATACTCTGGTACCGAAGTGAAGTATGAAGGCAAGGAATACTTAATCTTACGCGAAAGCGATGTACTTGCAGTAATCGGCTAA